Part of the Candidatus Omnitrophota bacterium genome is shown below.
AGCGAACCGGCTCGCCGAGATATACGTGAAGCGGAACCTGGCCTACATAAGCAAGAACGAACTGCTGAACCTGCTGAAGAACGAATACCTGAAGCTGGAGACGCGGCTTTCCGAATATACCAAGGTCTATAAGGAGGACCACCCCGAGATGATACGTCTCCGCAAGGAGATGTCGGAACTTGTAACGAAGATAGAGCGAGAGAAGGAATCGGCCATCACTTACGATATAGGGGACATGGAGTCCAAGACCGAATACCGCCATACCCTAGAGGGCCTGAAGGCCAATAACGTAAGCATACTCACCCTGGCCGAGACGCCGCGCATACCGATAAAGCCCAAGAAACTCCTGAACATAATCATAGCGATAGTGGTGGGGCTGGTCGGCGGGACCGCCCTCGCGTTCTTCTTCGAATATATGGATAATACTGTAAAGGACGTCGAAGAGATAGAGCGGATGACGCACTGGCCCATACTCGGTAACGTCCCGACGATAGACGCCTCCGGCAAGATGGCGGAAGGGGAGAAGGACCTGTACGTCCATATAAGGCCGAAGGACCCGATATCCGAGATGTACCGCTCGATCAGGACCAGCATATTGTTCTCGGCGACGGAAGAGCATCCCATAGACAGCATTATCGTAACGAGCCCCGGGCCCCAGGAAGGGAAGACGCTGATGTTGTGTAACCTCGGCATCGCGATGGCCCAGAACCAGAAACGCGTGCTCCTTGTGGATGCCGACATGCGGAGGCCCCGCCTGCACGAGGCCTTCAAGATACATAACGAGACGGGGTTAAGCGATTTCCTCTCGGGACAGGCGCCTTTCGATAAGCTGGTCCAGAAGACCGAAATAGAAGGTCTCTCTATAGTGAGCGGGGGACCTCATCCGCCTAACCCGTCGGAGCTCCTGGCGAGCGTCAGGATGAAGGAATTCATAAAGACGGCCAAAGAGAAGTTCAATTTCATAATATTCGACACGCCCCCGTCGGCTATCCTTACCGACGCCATCATCCTCTCGAGGGCCGTCGACGGTACGGTGATGGTGATCGAAAGCGGGAAGACCGAGCGCAAACTCCTCAGCAGGGTCTGCCGGCTCTTCGCCGATTCAAGGGTGTACGTAATAGGCGTCCTGCTGAACAAGATCCGCATCAAGTCGAGCGAATACGGTTATTACTCTTACTATTACGGCAAGTTGGATTGAACCCGGCGCGAGTCACTCCCCGAACAACCCGCTCTCATAGGCCTTCACCAGCGCCCTCGACGCGTGCTGTACGTAGTCGACACGGATAGGGTCCCTCTCAAGCGATTGCCTGAACCCCCCGGCCGCCCTGGAAGCGTTCTTCAGATAAAAAGAGTTCTCTTTGGTGAACTGCGTCTGCAGGATGAACCTTGTCCCCAGCCTTATCGACTCGGAGTACTTCGCGGCGCGGGCCGTGTCGCCCGTCTCGCGCGCTAACCTGTACGCGTCATTGATGCCTTCGAGGTAGACCGAGGTCGAACATCCCCTGGGCGTGCCTTTCGTAAAACCGCCTATCTCGTCAGGGTGGCCGCTTTCGAATACCTGGTAGTTATCTATGCTCCAATCGTTCATCTCGAATATGAAATCGGCAAGAGACCGGTCCTTTGTATGCCGGTATAAGAGGTAATATGTCTGCGTGTGCCACGGTATGAATGCGGCGTTCTTATTTGCCCTCCAATGGTCCCTGTAATAGGGGAAGGCCTTCTTCACGGATCCGAGATATGCCTCGTCCCCCGTTGCCGCGTAAAGGTGCATCAGGCCGAGCATCGCCTCTCCCGGGGCATAGTCGATCCCGTCGTTACCCTTTTTGATGAAGTCCGTGTCGTATGAGCCGTCCGGGTCCTGCATCGCCAGGATGCCGTCCCCGAGACGTTTCAGGACCCCGCCCTTATCCGGACGGTCGGTATTGAGGAGGGCAAGTATCATGAAGGCATTGTAGGCGATGGAGGCCCTCCCGTCGATGACGAAGAATGAGTAGCCGCCTTCATCGCGCAGACGGCCGAGGTAGTAGTCGATCTCGCGCTCTATCAGCTCGTCCGATGAGCCGTCCCGCAGGAAACGGCGCAATTCCGTGATGGCCCAGAGCGCCGCCATCTGGCGGGGGTGGTTATTCTTTTCCGAATAGAGGTCCCTGGCCGGAGAGTATGCATATTGCGTCATGCCGGACCCCGGATCGACGTTATTGAGGAACCACCCGTAGCCGAGGGATATCCTCTCCAGGATCGCGGATCTCGTTATATCATGCGCGTCTACCGGGACATTGAAACGGTAAAGGTCGGTGGTGCGGCGCCGGGCATCGCTCCTGAAGACGACGGAATCGTATAGGTATATCTCAATATCTTTGCCGAGGTAGCCGTCTTCCGGCAGGCCGGCCTTTTTGGAAAGCTGCTTCATCGCCGTTTCGAGCCCGATATTGGCCGTGATCATCACCGACGGTATGAAATACGTATGCTTGCCGCCTTTAGAGACCGACAGGCCGTGTATGCCCGGCTCCGCGTATCTTTTCAGATAAGCGAGGTCGTTCTGCGCCATCCTCCTGCCGTTATAGAGGAAGCTTATCACGACCGAGACATCTTTGAGGCCGTCCTTGGTAAGGTCCTTTTTGAACCGCCTGTCCCCGGTCACGTTGATGGTCGCTTTCCTGATATCGGCCAGGACCCTGTTGATATCCTTCGGCCTGTAGCTATTCCCCTGGCATCCTATGAGGGTGTTACCGTAGTAGACCGAGACGAAGACGATGTCGTAATCCGGATCTGGCGCACCCGTCTCCGGCACCGGTATCTTCGGCACGGCCTCCCCGTCCAGGCAGCGGCCCAGGACGAAGTATACGTACCCGGCCAGGAATTTCTTCTCTTTATATGTGAGGTCTTTTACGGAAGAGGCGCTCGCGGCGGATGGTCCCGTCGAAGGGGCGAACGTCGAGAAATATGATAAGATCGTTACAGCGGCTAAGATCTTTCTTCCGAGTGTCATCGGGAAAGATTTTAGCACATCCTCAACTTAATGAGAACAGAAAATTTGCGGAAAAATAGAGTTTACACTTGCCGAAACGCGATTACGTGATATAATTACAGTGTCGTATAACACGGGGTGTTGCCAAGAAAAAATTGTCAGTCGTCTTGACCATTTTTTTTCTTACCCAACACATCGCTCTGCAGCAACTGGCCGCGGAACCCTACTCACCGCTGCCTAAGGTAAAAGTTAGTTTAACAGAAACCAATCTTTCCTTCAGATACCTCAACGACACGATCCTCCTGGCGCTCACCCTGTATAAACTTGACGCCGTCGAGAGATACACGAAAGAATCGATAATAAAGGAGTATGGCGCCAGGTTCGCGGGGCTCTCTAAGGTCAGGTTCGACCTCGAGAATATGGATATCGGCAGAAAAGGTTGGACCCGCTACTACCCGTTTTACATAAAAGGCGAACAGTTCATAATGCGCATCTTCCTTACCGAAGAGTCCTCATTCCAGCCGAAGGTACAGGTGCTGTACGAAGGGGCCATAGATAACCCCAGGGTGACATTCCAGGTATTGCCCCCGCTCCAGGAGATCTTGAAGGCATGTCACATGAAGCCGCACAGCCCGCAGTCCGCCTCCGCAGTAGGCACAAGCCTTTGAAACCCGGACCTCTCCTTCCCGTCCTATTAGTGATAGCTTTCGTCTGCCCGGCCGCCATGGCCGACCTCGATGACCTGATAGACGTGGCTCAGGGCCAGTCGAATATGCAGAAGCACTACGCCGGGGAGACGCAGACCTATAACGGCGTGAAGCGCGCACTGGAGACGGGGGTCCTCGCTAAGGGCAGGCCGGCATCGGAGATCAGGGCCCGGTACGGCGAACCGGTCGTTACGCTCTGGGACCGGGACAAGAATATGGAGAAGTGGATATACAAGAGCGCCTCATCGTCTTTCTTCGACGGGGAGCAGGTCTATCTCTTTTTCGATAAGGACTGCACCCTCGTCGAGACCGAGATGAGGAAGAAGGACGACGCGGCCCGCTGAAACAAGATTTGCTTGCCTAAACCCATTCCGTTCGGTACAATAACCTGAAAACCATATAAGAAGGAGTGTGTCATGTTATTCAATTTTATGCCAAAAGAGTTCAACTTCTTCGACCTCTTCGACAAGCAGGTCGACTTTGCCGTTGACGCGGCGAGCTACCTCAAGGAAGTGGTGTCAAACGGGTCTGCGGACGGGGAGGTGCTCCGCAAGATACAGGATATCGAGCATTACGCAGACGACGCCGCGCACAGTGTCATAGACCGCCTGAACAAGACGTTCATCACGCCGTTCGACAGGGAAGATATACACGCCCTCACCAAAGAGATCGACGATATCGTGGATATGATAAACACCATAATAAGCCGGAAGAAGGTGTATAAGCTCGAGGGGGTCGATAAGGACCTCGTGAAATTCGCTACGGTGATCGAGGAGTCGGTCCGGGCCGTATCCAGGGCGGTAAAGGGTATGCGCGCCATGAAGCACTCGAAGACGGTCTTCGATGCCTGCGTCGAGATCAACCGTCTCGAAAATGTCGGCGACGAGATGCGCGACGAGGTGCTCGGCAGGCTCTTCGAGACATCGAAGGACCCCATAGCCGTAATAAAGTGGAAAGAGATATACCAGGACGCCGAGACGGTCCTCGATATCTGCGAGGATGTCGCGCATGTGGTGGAATCGATCCTCGTGAAGCAGGCCTGATCCATGACATTCAGTATCCTCCTCCTGATAGTCCTCGCGCTGGCGTTCGATTTCCTGAACGGTTTTCACGATTCGGCCAATTCTATCGCCACGGTCGTCTCGACGCGGGTCCTGTCGCCGCGCCTTGCGGTCATCTGGGCGGCCTTCTTCAACTTCATCGCGTTCCTCTTCTTCGGCCTCCACGTCGCGAACACGATAGGCAAGGGCATAATAGACATAACGATAATCGATAAGGGGATCATCTTCGGGACGCTCGTCGGGGCATGCGGATGGAACCTCATCACGTGGTACCTGGGCCTTCCGACAAGCTCTTCCCACGCCCTGATCGGCGGCATGATAGGGGCCGCGCTCGTGAAGGCTGGGCCCGGGTCGCTCGTATGGAGCGGCATCATGAAGACGGTCAGTTTCATAATCATCTCGCCCGTACTGGGGCTCGTTCTGGGGCTCGGGTTCGGTTTTGCCGTATACTGGCTCTTCCGTAAGAGCGCGCCCCTGAAGGTGGACCATATATTCAGGAAAGGGCAGCTGCTCTCAGCCGCGTTCTACAGTATGGGCCACGGCGGGAACGACGCTCAGAAGACGATGGGGGTCATCGCAAGTTTATTATTCAGCGCGGGGCTTCTGGGCAAGACATTTTATATACCTTTCTGGATCGTATTGATGTGCTATACCGCCATCGCCCTCGGCACCATGTTCGGGGGATGGCGCATAGTCAAGACGATGGGCCAGAAGGTCGCGAAACTCAAACCGGTGGACGGTTTTTGCGCGGAGTCTGGGGCGGCCATAACGCTCTTCATATCGTCGGCCTTCGGCATACCGGTGAGCACGACACACACGATAACGGGCGCCATAATGGGCATCGGCTCGCTGAAACGGCTGAGCGCGGTAAAGTGGGGAGTCGCAGGCCGTATAGTATGGGCATGGGTATTGACGATACCGTGTTCGGCGGTGATATCGGCCCTGGCATATGCGGCCGTCCGGCATTGATATGACATAGGAGATCCGGTGGACCTGATAAAGACGATCATGGAATTCGTCTTCCACATAGATAAACACCTTAATGTAATGATCCAGAATTTCGGGAGCTGGTCCTACCTCCTGCTCTTCATGATCGTCTTCGCGGAGACGGGCCTCGTAGTGACCCCGTTCCTCCCGGGCGACTCTCTCCTCTTCGCATCCGGTGCGCTCGCCTCGAACGGTTCGTTCGACTTCTGGCGGCTTTTCATCGTGCTCACCGCCGCCGCGGTCATAGGCGACAGCGTCAATTACGCCATAGGCAAGGCCATAGGCCACAGGGTATTCGAGGAGGGGCACTCCCGCATTTTCAAGAAAGAGTACCTCGACCGCACTCACAGGTTTTACGAGAAGTACGGCGGCAAGACTATAATACTGGCGCGGTTCGTCCCCATCGTGCGGACGTTCGCGCCCTTCGTGGCCGGCGTAGGCAGGATGAATTACGGCTACTTCTTCCTCTATAACGTGACCGGCGCGCTATTGTGGGTCTCCGTCTTCGTGGGGGGCGGGTTCTATTTCGGCAACGTCCCCATCGTCAAAGAGCATTTTTCGATCGTCATATTCGCCATCGTGGTCATCTCCATCCTGCCGGCGGCCGTCGAGGTATGGCGGCACCGCCGGACAAAATAGGCACCGGGCGCATGGATAAGAGACCTCTTACGGCAAGGATCCTGCGGTATTTCAGGTGGCTCTACCTGAAGATATTCAGGATCAACGACACCCCTCAGAAGATAGCCGCGGGTTTCGGGATCGGCGTGCTCCTCGGCGTCATGCCGGGCACGGGCCCCTTCGCCGCGCTCTTCCTCGCCATACTTTTAAAGGTGAACCGGGCCGCGGCGTTACTCAGCAGCATCCTGACAAATACGTGGCTTAGCATACCCGTATTCTTCCTGGCCGTTAAGACGGGTTCAGCCGTGACCGGCATCGGCTACGGTGATATAAGCGATTCGTGGTCTCTCTTTTTGAAAGATTTCACCTGGGGGAAGCTCCTGCAGCTATCGGTGTACGATATCATCGCCCCGGTGGTCATAGGGTATATCCTGGTCTCTCTATGCATGGGCATCATCGCGTACTTTGTGGTATTGGCGATAACTGAACGGAGAAGGAAGGCGTAAGACCCTTCCGAAAAGGAGGTTTATATGGAACGGGCAAATGTAGTGACCATGAAAGGTAAACCGGTAACGCTTGTGGGTGATGAGGTCAGGGTGGGGCAGAAGGCGGGGGATTTCAGGGTGCTCGATACCGGCCTGTCGGAGAAGACGCTGGCGGATTTTAAAGGCAGGATAAAGCTCATCGCCGCCGTCCCTTCCCTGGATACGCCCGTATGCGATACGGAGATAAAGCGTTTCAACGACGAAGCGGCGAAACTCTCCAAAGACCTGGTCGTGATCTTCATCAGCATGGACCTCCCGTTCGCCCAGAAGAGGTTCTGCCAGGAGTTCGAGATAAATAAGGTGAAGACCCTCTCCGACCACAGGGACGGCGACTTCGGATCGAAATACGGCGTCCTGATAAAGGAGCTGCGGTTACTGGCAAGGGCCGTCTTCATCGTAGATAAGGACGACACGGTGCGATACGTCGAATACGTGAAAGAGCTCGGCATGCCTCCGGATTACGACGCGGCCCTCAGGGCATTGAAGGGCATAGTCGCCTGACGGCTAGGGGCTCAGGTCATTCAGGCGGGTCCAGCTCCCGTCGCCATGGCGCACCCACAGGCCGTAACCGGTCCCGAAGTCGATGATGATCTCGTCTTTCCCGTCAGCATCGGTATCCCCGGCGATCATCGCTTCGGACTTTACATCGCTTATCAAGTCCCATCTGCCGTCATCATAGTGTAACCATATCCCGTATTCGGGGCCGAAGTCGATGATTATGTCGTCTCTGTCATTACCGTTAAAGTCACCAGCGGTGATAGAGACGGCGTTTAGGGGGCTTATCTCATCCCAGGCCCCGCCGTCATGCCAGACCCATATACCGTGTGCAGGGCCGAAGTCCAGCACCAGCTCTTTCCCGCCGTCCCCGGTGATATCGCCCGTCGTCATCGATTCCGGGCTTACGGGGCTTATATTGCTCCAGGCGCCGCAGCTGTAGGCCCATATACCGTACGCAGGGCCGAAGTCTAGCACCAGCTCTTTCCCGCCGTCCCCGGTGATATCGCCCGTCGTCATCGATTCCGGGCTTACGGAGCTTATCTGGAGCCATGTGCCGTCGTTATGCCAGACCCATATACCGTGTGCAGGGCCGAAATCCAGCACCAGTTCTTTCCTGCCGTCCCCGGTGATATCGCCTGTCGTCATCGATTCCGGGCTTACGGAGCTTATGAAGCCCCAGCCCTGGTCATCGCGCCTCACCCATATCCCGTATTCGGGGCCGAAGTCGATGATGATGTCGTCTTTTGTATTGCCGTCGATATCGCCGGCAGCTAAGGAGAGGGAAGAGAGGTCATGGAGCCGGCTCCAGGTGCCGTCATCATGGGCTATCCAGATGCCGTATAGTGAGCCGAAGTCGATGACGATATCGGCCTTGCCGTTACCGTCAATATCGGCGGGTACCATGGGCAGCCTCGCGGCGGTTACGGTGATCTCCAGGGATGCGGTGTTGCCGGCGGCGTCCACAGCGTGTATCGCGCCGCCGTATCTCTCGCCGGTCACGATCGCAAAGTTGCGGCTAAGTTTATCAGCGCCAGCGCTGTAAAGCGACCTTATCTCTTCGGACGATAACGCGCGGTCGAAGACGACCACATCGTCGATAGAGCCGTCGAAACACCTCCCGCCCCCGTCGCGTCCGCCTATGGTGAGGTTATGCCCTTCCACGGCTATTGTCTGCTTGGAGAAGGCGGTCTCGCCCTTCAATGCGCCGTCCACATAGATACGCACGGAGGTCCCGTTAAAGACGCCCGCCACGTGGTGCCAGCTGCCCAGTATGACATCCGTCTCCCTCGCCTGCTGTTTTGTCCCGTTCCATGTGAAGAATCGCCATGTACCGAGCTGGGTTGCCGCAAGGACATACGGCTCATTCTGGAACCCCGTGCCTTTGCCGACTATGTACCTGTAACCGTCCGTCTTTATGGACGTCTGCTTGACCCACGCCGCGACCGTGACCTCATTTTCCATATTGAATGAGGCGCCGTTCCCGGCATTTATATAATCGCTTGTGCCGTTCAGCCTCAGGGCCTTACCTCTCTTTGCGTCCACCGTGCTCGCGGGGCCCAGGGAGCCCATGAACTGTCCGAAATTATCATGGGCGGAGCCGTCAGGCGCGCCCGACTGGCTGCACTCCTCAAAGTTCCACCACCCTGCCAGGCTGCCGTTCCAATCTATTAAGAGGCTCGTCTCCGAAGGGTCCTCCGCGCCGGCCGTTATATCTACGCTGTCACCGGACCTTCTCTGGGAAAGCTCTATGGCCGGGGCTGTCATGTCTATCCTGAGCGTATAGGGCCGGGGAGAGGAACGGTTATTATCCAGGATA
Proteins encoded:
- a CDS encoding DUF2062 domain-containing protein, whose protein sequence is MDKRPLTARILRYFRWLYLKIFRINDTPQKIAAGFGIGVLLGVMPGTGPFAALFLAILLKVNRAAALLSSILTNTWLSIPVFFLAVKTGSAVTGIGYGDISDSWSLFLKDFTWGKLLQLSVYDIIAPVVIGYILVSLCMGIIAYFVVLAITERRRKA
- a CDS encoding polysaccharide biosynthesis tyrosine autokinase, whose amino-acid sequence is MHASQPINETLHLQDYINVVRHRRDVVTLFFATVVLVVAIGSFVMMPIYRATAVLLIDVESPNVLTTSGTVALESQNYYSYKEYYQSQIEIITSEALIRKVFDEFGLGKMREYAKAREPIKKFIKTIRVEPVRDTRLFRLNVDNRDPEVARKIANRLAEIYVKRNLAYISKNELLNLLKNEYLKLETRLSEYTKVYKEDHPEMIRLRKEMSELVTKIEREKESAITYDIGDMESKTEYRHTLEGLKANNVSILTLAETPRIPIKPKKLLNIIIAIVVGLVGGTALAFFFEYMDNTVKDVEEIERMTHWPILGNVPTIDASGKMAEGEKDLYVHIRPKDPISEMYRSIRTSILFSATEEHPIDSIIVTSPGPQEGKTLMLCNLGIAMAQNQKRVLLVDADMRRPRLHEAFKIHNETGLSDFLSGQAPFDKLVQKTEIEGLSIVSGGPHPPNPSELLASVRMKEFIKTAKEKFNFIIFDTPPSAILTDAIILSRAVDGTVMVIESGKTERKLLSRVCRLFADSRVYVIGVLLNKIRIKSSEYGYYSYYYGKLD
- a CDS encoding DedA family protein encodes the protein MDLIKTIMEFVFHIDKHLNVMIQNFGSWSYLLLFMIVFAETGLVVTPFLPGDSLLFASGALASNGSFDFWRLFIVLTAAAVIGDSVNYAIGKAIGHRVFEEGHSRIFKKEYLDRTHRFYEKYGGKTIILARFVPIVRTFAPFVAGVGRMNYGYFFLYNVTGALLWVSVFVGGGFYFGNVPIVKEHFSIVIFAIVVISILPAAVEVWRHRRTK
- a CDS encoding DUF47 family protein, yielding MLFNFMPKEFNFFDLFDKQVDFAVDAASYLKEVVSNGSADGEVLRKIQDIEHYADDAAHSVIDRLNKTFITPFDREDIHALTKEIDDIVDMINTIISRKKVYKLEGVDKDLVKFATVIEESVRAVSRAVKGMRAMKHSKTVFDACVEINRLENVGDEMRDEVLGRLFETSKDPIAVIKWKEIYQDAETVLDICEDVAHVVESILVKQA
- the tpx gene encoding thiol peroxidase; this translates as MERANVVTMKGKPVTLVGDEVRVGQKAGDFRVLDTGLSEKTLADFKGRIKLIAAVPSLDTPVCDTEIKRFNDEAAKLSKDLVVIFISMDLPFAQKRFCQEFEINKVKTLSDHRDGDFGSKYGVLIKELRLLARAVFIVDKDDTVRYVEYVKELGMPPDYDAALRALKGIVA
- a CDS encoding AMMECR1 domain-containing protein; translation: MTLGRKILAAVTILSYFSTFAPSTGPSAASASSVKDLTYKEKKFLAGYVYFVLGRCLDGEAVPKIPVPETGAPDPDYDIVFVSVYYGNTLIGCQGNSYRPKDINRVLADIRKATINVTGDRRFKKDLTKDGLKDVSVVISFLYNGRRMAQNDLAYLKRYAEPGIHGLSVSKGGKHTYFIPSVMITANIGLETAMKQLSKKAGLPEDGYLGKDIEIYLYDSVVFRSDARRRTTDLYRFNVPVDAHDITRSAILERISLGYGWFLNNVDPGSGMTQYAYSPARDLYSEKNNHPRQMAALWAITELRRFLRDGSSDELIEREIDYYLGRLRDEGGYSFFVIDGRASIAYNAFMILALLNTDRPDKGGVLKRLGDGILAMQDPDGSYDTDFIKKGNDGIDYAPGEAMLGLMHLYAATGDEAYLGSVKKAFPYYRDHWRANKNAAFIPWHTQTYYLLYRHTKDRSLADFIFEMNDWSIDNYQVFESGHPDEIGGFTKGTPRGCSTSVYLEGINDAYRLARETGDTARAAKYSESIRLGTRFILQTQFTKENSFYLKNASRAAGGFRQSLERDPIRVDYVQHASRALVKAYESGLFGE
- a CDS encoding inorganic phosphate transporter, with protein sequence MTFSILLLIVLALAFDFLNGFHDSANSIATVVSTRVLSPRLAVIWAAFFNFIAFLFFGLHVANTIGKGIIDITIIDKGIIFGTLVGACGWNLITWYLGLPTSSSHALIGGMIGAALVKAGPGSLVWSGIMKTVSFIIISPVLGLVLGLGFGFAVYWLFRKSAPLKVDHIFRKGQLLSAAFYSMGHGGNDAQKTMGVIASLLFSAGLLGKTFYIPFWIVLMCYTAIALGTMFGGWRIVKTMGQKVAKLKPVDGFCAESGAAITLFISSAFGIPVSTTHTITGAIMGIGSLKRLSAVKWGVAGRIVWAWVLTIPCSAVISALAYAAVRH